A stretch of [Clostridium] scindens DNA encodes these proteins:
- the truB gene encoding tRNA pseudouridine(55) synthase TruB — translation MIHGVLNVYKEKGYTSHDVVAKLRGITGQKKIGHTGTLDPDATGVLPVCLGKATKLCDMLTDKDKTYEAVLLLGVSTDTQDAGGEVLGTADTAGIGEEEVQEAIQSFVGGYSQVPPMYSALKVGGKRLYELAREGKVVERKARPVDIYQIRVLKMNLPRVWMEVSCSKGTYIRTLCHDIGEKLGCGGCMEELVRTKVSSFLLSDSLTLADIHKRMQEGTLGEVLVPVDAMFGGYRKIVVKEPRISLARNGNSLPPKAVTGGEGIADGEDVRLYNEAGQFIAIYAWKEERKEYHIVKMFFNEYI, via the coding sequence ATGATACACGGCGTGTTAAATGTGTATAAGGAAAAAGGGTATACATCCCATGACGTTGTGGCGAAACTCAGAGGAATCACAGGGCAGAAGAAGATCGGGCATACGGGCACGCTGGACCCGGATGCTACCGGCGTCCTGCCGGTATGTCTGGGAAAAGCCACGAAATTGTGCGATATGCTGACGGATAAGGACAAGACCTATGAAGCCGTTCTTCTGCTGGGCGTATCAACCGATACGCAGGATGCAGGGGGCGAGGTTCTTGGAACGGCCGATACAGCAGGCATTGGCGAAGAAGAGGTCCAGGAGGCAATCCAAAGCTTCGTGGGAGGATACAGCCAGGTTCCGCCGATGTATTCGGCGCTGAAAGTAGGCGGGAAGAGATTATATGAACTTGCAAGAGAAGGCAAGGTGGTGGAGCGAAAGGCACGTCCGGTGGACATTTACCAGATTCGCGTGCTTAAGATGAATCTTCCCAGGGTATGGATGGAAGTCTCCTGTTCCAAAGGGACTTATATCCGTACACTATGCCATGATATCGGTGAAAAGCTAGGCTGCGGCGGCTGTATGGAGGAACTGGTTCGTACAAAAGTCAGCAGTTTTCTCTTGTCAGACAGTCTGACGCTTGCGGACATCCATAAGAGGATGCAGGAAGGAACGCTAGGGGAAGTCCTGGTGCCGGTAGATGCCATGTTTGGCGGATATCGGAAGATTGTAGTAAAGGAGCCGCGGATATCCCTGGCCAGAAATGGAAATTCCCTGCCTCCGAAGGCGGTGACTGGCGGGGAAGGGATAGCAGACGGGGAAGACGTGAGGCTGTATAACGAGGCTGGACAGTTTATCGCAATCTACGCCTGGAAGGAAGAGAGAAAAGAATATCACATCGTAAAGATGTTTTTTAACGAATATATCTAA
- a CDS encoding DHH family phosphoesterase gives MLNNILGEASRIAIGGHVRPDGDCVGSCMGLYQYLKENYKDRRIDVYLEEIPQAYRCIEATKDIKHELPENTKYDLFICLDCGDKERLGFSALLLEQAVRTCCIDHHISNTEFADFNYIVPDASSTSELIYNLLDEEKITLGVAEALYLGIVHDTGVFQYSCAGPSTFRAAAKLLEKGVDAPRIIQDTYYEKTYAQNQILGRALLESILFMEGRCIASYITRNTMDFYGVDPKDLDGVVSQLRVTKGVEVAIFMYELETNVYKVSLRSKYDVDVSKVAQYFGGGGHKKAAGLTMTGTPHDVLCNLARQIELQIETTLDK, from the coding sequence ATGCTGAATAATATTCTTGGCGAGGCCTCTCGCATTGCGATTGGCGGCCACGTGCGTCCGGATGGGGACTGCGTAGGCTCCTGCATGGGGCTTTATCAGTACCTTAAGGAGAATTATAAAGACAGGCGCATAGACGTCTATCTGGAGGAGATACCGCAGGCCTACCGGTGCATAGAGGCCACAAAAGACATTAAGCATGAACTGCCGGAAAATACAAAATATGACTTGTTCATCTGCCTGGACTGCGGCGACAAGGAACGGCTTGGATTCTCGGCTTTGCTGCTTGAGCAGGCAGTACGCACCTGCTGTATCGACCATCATATCAGCAATACGGAATTTGCCGACTTTAATTATATCGTGCCGGATGCCAGTTCCACATCGGAATTGATCTATAATCTGCTGGATGAAGAGAAGATTACGCTTGGGGTGGCAGAGGCCCTGTATCTTGGAATCGTGCATGATACTGGAGTGTTTCAGTATTCCTGCGCGGGCCCTTCTACATTCCGGGCAGCGGCAAAACTGCTGGAAAAGGGCGTGGATGCGCCGCGTATCATCCAGGATACGTATTACGAGAAGACCTATGCCCAGAACCAGATTCTTGGCAGGGCATTGCTGGAAAGCATTCTATTCATGGAAGGCAGATGCATTGCATCCTATATCACAAGAAACACCATGGATTTCTATGGCGTAGATCCCAAGGATCTGGACGGGGTGGTAAGCCAGCTGCGTGTTACGAAAGGCGTGGAAGTGGCGATATTTATGTACGAACTGGAGACCAATGTATATAAAGTCAGCCTGCGCTCCAAGTATGACGTGGATGTAAGCAAAGTAGCACAATACTTTGGCGGCGGCGGCCACAAGAAGGCGGCAGGACTTACGATGACAGGAACGCCCCACGATGTGCTTTGCAATCTGGCAAGACAGATTGAACTTCAGATTGAAACTACATTAGATAAATAG
- the rbfA gene encoding 30S ribosome-binding factor RbfA, producing MRKRSIKNTRVSTEVQRELSNIIRGGIKDPRVAPWTSVVAAEVAPDLKTCKAYISVLGDAHEQEETIKGLQSAEGYIRRELARTLNLRNTPEIRFVLDQSIEYGVNMSKKIDEVTKGLKSEGDADAE from the coding sequence ATGAGAAAAAGAAGCATAAAGAATACAAGAGTCAGCACAGAAGTGCAGCGGGAACTGAGCAATATCATAAGAGGCGGAATCAAAGATCCGCGCGTAGCGCCCTGGACTTCCGTGGTCGCAGCAGAAGTGGCTCCGGATTTGAAGACCTGCAAGGCTTATATCAGCGTGCTGGGCGATGCGCATGAGCAGGAAGAGACCATCAAAGGGCTGCAGAGCGCGGAGGGATATATCCGACGGGAACTGGCACGCACGCTGAATCTGCGCAATACGCCGGAGATTCGGTTCGTGCTGGATCAGTCGATTGAATATGGAGTAAATATGTCCAAGAAGATCGACGAAGTGACAAAGGGATTAAAATCAGAGGGTGATGCAGATGCTGAATAA